Proteins from a single region of Starkeya sp. ORNL1:
- a CDS encoding SRPBCC family protein codes for MNDRTTVERKSERELVVTRTFNGPVRIVFEAWTRPELMKLWWAPKSMGVPLRSCEMDVRVGGTYRLEFGHDAATSFAFFGKYMEVIPPSRLVWTNDESEDAALTTLTFEEKDGKTLLILHELYPSKEARDEACAGMEGGMPEQFEQLDELLATLGASA; via the coding sequence ATGAATGATCGCACGACGGTCGAACGGAAGTCCGAGCGCGAGCTCGTCGTTACGCGGACCTTCAACGGTCCGGTGCGCATTGTGTTCGAGGCGTGGACCAGGCCCGAATTGATGAAGCTGTGGTGGGCACCCAAATCGATGGGCGTGCCCCTGCGTTCCTGCGAGATGGATGTTCGCGTCGGCGGCACGTACCGTCTCGAGTTCGGACACGATGCCGCGACGTCCTTCGCGTTCTTCGGCAAGTACATGGAAGTGATACCGCCCTCGCGTCTCGTCTGGACCAATGACGAAAGTGAGGACGCCGCCCTGACCACTTTGACCTTCGAGGAAAAAGACGGCAAGACGCTGCTGATCCTGCACGAACTCTATCCCTCGAAGGAAGCGCGCGACGAGGCCTGCGCCGGGATGGAAGGTGGGATGCCCGAGCAGTTCGAGCAGTTGGACGAACTTCTCGCCACCCTGGGCGCGAGCGCGTGA